A single window of Synergistaceae bacterium DNA harbors:
- the glgP gene encoding alpha-glucan family phosphorylase: MIQRLHRSDLGNSLRTLMENDPAFRPVAYFSMEVGLKESIPTYSGGLGVLAGDILKSAADLGVPMAGVTLLYRKGYFVQEFNQDDWQKEKPVVWDPSKELTLLPNRISITIQGREIQVGVWVYECIGATGYPLPIYFLDTDFEPNHPDDRKLCWYLYGGDNRYRLCQEFILGVGGLRMLRALGYMNIDTFHLNEGHAGFLTLELMRELGYYDPDRIREQVVFTTHTPVPAGHDYFEFGLIDQVFPDDALATIRRMMPNMPGVSMTELGLKYSRYVNGVAKKHAEVSNSMFKMETVDWITNGIHPTTWVSSGMRKLYNKHIPGWELDPGRLVQALTIPKDEVWAAHQASKLRLFARVLESNGVQLDPNKLTLGFARRAATYKRADLLLTDVARLKKIAGGKVQFIFAGKSHPHDDGGKKLLQKIRKAGRELGEELPIIFIDNYNMEIASLLTQGVDVWLNTPVRPREASGTSGMKCAMNGIMNFSVLDGWWIEGWIEDVTGWSIGPEPTETEADAHYDENLDAIDLYEKLEKKVIPTYYNNHDKWVDMMRHTIALDASFFNTHRVVREYAAKAYSIDFRGM; encoded by the coding sequence ATGATACAAAGACTACACAGAAGCGATCTCGGAAATTCTCTCCGTACGCTGATGGAAAACGACCCCGCCTTCCGTCCTGTAGCTTATTTCTCAATGGAAGTCGGACTTAAGGAGTCTATCCCAACTTATTCCGGGGGACTTGGAGTTTTAGCGGGTGATATTCTCAAGAGTGCCGCAGATCTCGGAGTTCCTATGGCTGGAGTAACGCTTTTATATCGCAAGGGATATTTTGTTCAAGAATTCAATCAAGATGACTGGCAGAAAGAAAAGCCCGTAGTATGGGATCCTTCAAAAGAGTTAACATTATTACCTAACAGAATTTCTATAACTATTCAAGGCCGAGAGATTCAAGTCGGAGTCTGGGTCTATGAGTGCATTGGCGCGACTGGTTATCCGTTACCGATTTATTTTCTTGATACTGATTTCGAGCCTAATCACCCCGATGATCGTAAACTTTGCTGGTATTTATACGGCGGTGATAATCGCTACAGACTTTGTCAGGAATTTATACTCGGTGTAGGCGGCTTGAGAATGTTACGCGCACTAGGTTATATGAATATTGACACGTTCCATCTTAATGAAGGACATGCGGGATTCTTGACTCTCGAATTAATGCGTGAACTTGGATATTATGACCCTGACAGAATCCGCGAACAAGTTGTATTTACGACTCATACGCCAGTCCCCGCCGGACATGATTATTTTGAGTTCGGCCTGATTGATCAGGTCTTCCCTGATGACGCACTCGCAACTATTCGACGAATGATGCCGAATATGCCCGGAGTCTCAATGACTGAATTAGGATTGAAATATAGCCGCTATGTAAACGGAGTCGCAAAGAAACACGCTGAAGTAAGTAACTCAATGTTCAAAATGGAAACTGTTGACTGGATCACAAACGGAATCCATCCTACAACATGGGTAAGCTCAGGAATGAGAAAACTTTATAATAAGCATATACCCGGCTGGGAATTAGATCCGGGCAGACTCGTTCAGGCTCTTACGATTCCTAAAGATGAAGTCTGGGCAGCTCATCAGGCTTCAAAATTGAGATTGTTTGCTAGAGTCCTTGAGTCAAACGGCGTGCAGTTAGACCCGAATAAATTGACTTTAGGATTTGCAAGACGTGCGGCAACTTATAAGCGTGCAGATTTATTATTAACTGATGTAGCGAGACTCAAGAAAATAGCGGGCGGGAAGGTTCAATTTATTTTTGCTGGCAAGTCTCACCCTCATGATGACGGCGGAAAGAAATTACTTCAGAAGATACGCAAGGCCGGGCGCGAATTAGGCGAAGAACTTCCTATTATATTTATTGATAATTACAACATGGAAATTGCATCGCTTTTGACTCAGGGTGTAGACGTATGGCTTAATACTCCTGTTAGACCGAGAGAAGCAAGCGGAACAAGCGGAATGAAGTGCGCTATGAATGGTATCATGAATTTCTCAGTGCTTGACGGCTGGTGGATTGAAGGCTGGATTGAAGACGTAACAGGCTGGTCAATCGGCCCCGAACCTACAGAAACAGAAGCAGACGCACATTATGACGAAAATCTTGACGCAATTGATCTTTACGAGAAATTAGAGAAAAAAGTTATTCCCACGTACTACAATAATCATGATAAGTGGGTCGATATGATGAGGCATACTATTGCCCTTGACGCGAGCTTCTTCAACACACACAGAGTAGTTCGCGAATATGCCGCAAAAGCCTATTCAATAGACTTCAGAGGCATGTAA